In Streptomyces sp. TLI_146, the genomic stretch GGCTCGACGTCGTCGACGCGTCCGGCCGCCGCGCCGCACGCGTCCTGCTGCACGCGCCGCTGCCCGGCGACGGGGACGACGAGGACGAGGCGGACGGCTCCCGGCGGCGCAGGGAGCACCGGGGCGCGGGGCGTCGCGGGCATGACGGACCCGGCGGGCACGGCGGGCGACGGGGTGCGCGGCGTGGCAGGGGGGCGCGGCGCGCGGGCCGGGACGATGGTGCGGTTGATTCCGTTGATGCCGCTGATTCCGACGGTGCTGTGACTTCCGATGGTGCTGTTGATGCCGACAGTGCTGTCGATGTCGACGGTTCCGCCGATAACAACGGTTCCGCCGATATCAACGGTTCCGCCAAGGACGAGGGGACCGGCCGATGACCGTCATCCAGTTGCTGATCGGTCTGGCGACGCTGGTCGTCAACGCCTTCTTCGTCGGCGCCGAGTTCGCGCTGATCTCCGTGCGCCGCAGCCAGGTGGAACCGCTCGCCGAGCAGGGCAACCGCCGTGCGCGCAGCGTGATCTGGGGTCTGGAACACGTCTCCGCGCTGATGGCGGCGGCCCAACTGGGCATCACGCTGTGCACCCTGGTGCTCGGTGTGGTCGCCGAGCCCGCCATCGAGCATCTCCTGGAGCCGGTGTTCCACCTGGTCGGGATGCCCGACGGCGCGGCACGCCCGGTCTCCTTCTTCATCGCGCTGGCGCTCGCCACCTACCTCCACATGCTGCTCGGCGAGATGGTGCCGAAGAACATCGCGCTGGCCGAGCCGGCCAGGACCGCGCTGCTGCTCGGCCCGCCGCTGGTGACGCTCGCCCGGGCACTGCGTCCGGTGATCTTCGCGATCAACGCCTTCGCCAACGCCCTGCTCAAGCTGTTGCGGGTGGAGACCAAGGACGAGGTCGCGGCGACGTTCTCGGACGACGAGCTGGCCCGGATGGTCCGGGACGCGGGCGACGCCGGGCTGCTCGACGACCGGGCCGCCGAGCGGCTGCACGACGCCCTGGAGCTGGGGCGGCGGCCCGTGCGG encodes the following:
- a CDS encoding hemolysin family protein — encoded protein: MTVIQLLIGLATLVVNAFFVGAEFALISVRRSQVEPLAEQGNRRARSVIWGLEHVSALMAAAQLGITLCTLVLGVVAEPAIEHLLEPVFHLVGMPDGAARPVSFFIALALATYLHMLLGEMVPKNIALAEPARTALLLGPPLVTLARALRPVIFAINAFANALLKLLRVETKDEVAATFSDDELARMVRDAGDAGLLDDRAAERLHDALELGRRPVRDVVVPLEKVVHTPVGTTPEELERLAALSGFSRFPVVDAGNRILGYLHVKDALDAMPRDVPFPVTALWPIARVRTSTPLDDVLTAMRRSRTHLAAVLGEDGRLSGLVTMEDVLRELVGRPDTA